One genomic window of Octopus sinensis unplaced genomic scaffold, ASM634580v1 Contig15587, whole genome shotgun sequence includes the following:
- the LOC115230473 gene encoding sulfotransferase 1C2-like, giving the protein MDKKAVGTVNDGLTKVYDRAGISYFVYKYRGHNMIPIPVVAENLGKLNSLTIRTDDVLICSYPGTGSHWLFEMTNMILKEKSERISTIKEDHMLEISRPEMLDAIDSPRLLHTHLPPDIIPEGLLKDHKILYLTRNPKAAFVSYFRHMAALDEYGYRGTLENYLEKLMNGEVVGGQFFEYTHEIWRLIKDNPNAIVITYEEMKKVPFEVVSRIAKLLGKSISNQLAENIIDMCSFEKMTSEKSTESSNFTKELFRDNGSFYHNGQIATWKKWLTVEQSERIDACIQSQLIDQGINLNF; this is encoded by the exons ATGGATAAGAAAGCTGTCGGAACAGTAAATGATGGACTCACTAAAGTATATGACAGAGCTGGAATATCATATTTCGTTTATAAATATCGGGGTCACAATATGATTCCTATACCTGTAGTGGCGGAGAATTTAGGGaaattaaattcactcacaattcgAACTGATGATGTTTTAATATGCAGTTACCCAGGAACAG GTTCCCACTGGTTGTTTGAAATGACGAATATGATACTAAAAGAAAAAAGCGAAAGAATATCGACAATTAAAGAAGACCATATGCTGGAAATTTCTAGACCAGAAATGCTAGATGCCATTGATTCACCTCGCTTACTGCATACGCATTTACCTCCTGATATTATTCCCGAGGGTCTTTTGAAAGACCACAAAATTCTTTATCTGACTCGCAATCCTAAAGCTGCATTTGTGTCATACTTCAGACACATGGCAGCACTTGATGAATATGGATACCGAGGAACTTTGGAAAACTATTTGGAAAAGCTTATGAATGGAGAag TGGTCGGCGGGCAATTTTTCGAATACACGCATGAAATTTGGCGCCTGATTAAAGACAATCCAAATGCTATAGTAATAACttatgaagaaatgaaaaag GTTCCCTTTGAAGTAGTGTCTCGCATTGCCAAGTTGCTCGGGAAGTCTATTAGCAACCAACTAGCTGAAAACATCATTGACATGTGTTCGTTTGAGAAGATGACATCCGAAAAAAGTACCGAGAGTTCCAACTTTACAAAAGAATTGTTCCGGGACAATGGATCTTTTTATCACAATG gtcAAATTGCGACTTGGAAAAAGTGGTTAACTGTAGAACAAAGCGAGAGAATAGATGCTTGCATCCAATCACAGCTCATTGACCAGGGAATCAATTTAAATTTTTGA